One genomic region from Bactrocera tryoni isolate S06 chromosome 3, CSIRO_BtryS06_freeze2, whole genome shotgun sequence encodes:
- the LOC120770807 gene encoding LOW QUALITY PROTEIN: uncharacterized protein LOC120770807 (The sequence of the model RefSeq protein was modified relative to this genomic sequence to represent the inferred CDS: substituted 1 base at 1 genomic stop codon): MSAFAILIAVLLALLSFIYYLLQRRMNYWRYRGIPHDAPHFFAGNLKGLMKTRSFAEILREIYAHHRGSGPFCGYYLFQRPAVLVLDRALIKNILIKDFSNFADRGIFHNEKDDPLTGHLFRLDGKQWRGLRNKLTPTFTSGKMKFMFPTVLKVADQLMVAVEKRLASDEHVWDWKEMMACFTTDVIGNCAFGIECNSLQDPNAEFRVMGRKLIGSRRHGPLINAFINSFPNMARRLRMAIMPQEITDFFLRIVRENIEYRERNGVHGNDFMSILMELNKGKHLKSENDQLRALSVSEMTAQAFVFFVAGFETSSTTLAFALYELALQTDLQERLRKEIEETIQRHNDEFTYECMEDMQYMKQVLSETQRKYPIAPNLMRQAAADYVVPGHPKYVIKKGMMVTIPTIGIHYDPAIYPEPDKFDPERFSVEAVKLRDSVDWLPFGDGPRNCIGMRFGQMQMRVGLTYLLRRYRFTPCAQTQIPMEFQKTFPLFPQGGIHLKVEQIXTRTSSYCEPSSVDTCCATRCAVSAQAQLIMYTANLSFILTWKMVIFTLFVLNFTITLTLVLFASVVALLSAMTYLFWRRMNYWQERGIPHDKPSYLYGSFRGLTKLYGFSDILRSMYQRYKHTGPFCGYYFFQRPAVMVLDTELVRNILIKDFSNFSDRGLFHNEKDDPLTGHLFFVDGKKWHVLHGKLSSTFSECKVRGMFPCVRDIAQQLISTLDQLIERNANVEVKELMGRYTTDVIGKCALGIECNSLTNPNAECRAIGRRIFTDRRHGLLVSGLIQGFPQLAQKLHMATIHPDIEKFFMRLVRENVEYREKYNVHGNDFMELLMELNKGAKLRYDKNDEFKGLTVEEMTAQAFFFFAAGSEKSSSTLSFALYELAMQPELQDRLRCEINETLCQHDNELCFESLNEMAYMKQVIAETLRKYPILPHLARQALHDYVVPGNPKYVIPAGTLVTIPVVGIHYDPEIYPDPERFDPERFTPELVKARNKVEWLPFGDGPRKCIGFRFGHMEIRVALTFLLQKYRFSLSAQTDVPLEVSKSFSIIPRNGIFLRVERI; this comes from the exons ATGTCTGCGTTTGCAATTTTAATAGCCGTGCTGTTGGCGTTGCTctcttttatttactatttgctGCAACGGCGCATGAATTATTGGCGCTACCGAGGCATACCGCACGATGCACCACACTTTTTCGCCGGCAACTTGAAGGGCTTGATGAAAACGCGCAGTTTCGCCGAAATTCTGCGTGAAATATACGCACATCATCGCGGTTCGGGTCCTTTCTGCGGCTATTATTTGTTTCAACGCCCCGCGGTTTTGGTGTTGGATCGAGCGCTCATCAAAAATATACTCATCAAGGATTTCAGTAATTTTGCCGATCGTGGCATTTTCCACAACGAAAAGGATGACCCGCTCACCGGTCATCTCTTCCGCTTGGATGGCAAACAATGGCGCGGCTTGCGTAATAAACTGACACCGACGTTCACTTCGGGCAAAATGAAATTCATGTTTCCCACCGTATTGAAGGTGGCCGATCAGCTGATGGTCGCCGTTGAGAAGCGCTTGGCCAGCGACGAGCATGTGTGGGACTGGAAGGAGATGATGGCATGTTTCACCACCGATGTAATTGGCAACTGCGCTTTTGGCATCGAATGCAACAGCCTGCAAGACCCCAATGCGGAGTTTCGTGTTATGGGGCGCAAGCTAATTGGATCGCGTCGGCACGGGCCGCTCATTAACGCCTTCATTAATAGCTTTCCGAATATGGCGCGTCGTCTGCGTATGGCTATAATGCCGCAGGAGATTACAGACTTCTTTTTGCGCATCGTGCGCGAGAATATCGAATATCGTGAGCGCAACGGTGTGCACGGCAATGACTTTATGAGTATTTTGATGGAACTCAATAAGGGTAAACACTTGAAGAGCGAAAATGATCAGTTGCGCGCGTTGAGTGTGAGCGAGATGACAGCACAGGCATTTGTGTTTTTCGTTGCCGGTTTTGAGACCTCATCCACAACATTGGCATTCGCGCTGTACGAATTGGCATTACAAACCGATTTACAAGAGCGTCTGCGCAAAGAGATCGAGGAGACTATACAGAGGCATAACGATGAGTTCACCTATGAGTGCATGGAAGACATGCAATATATGAAACAGGTGCTCTCTG AGACTCAGCGGAAATATCCGATTGCACCGAATTTGATGCGTCAAGCGGCTGCTGATTACGTGGTGCCCGGTCATCCCAAATATGTGATCAAGAAGGGCATGATGGTCACCATACCCACCATTGGCATACACTACGACCCGGCGATTTATCCGGAACCCGACAAATTCGATCCAGAGCGCTTCTCAGTGGAGGCGGTGAAGTTACGCGACTCCGTCGATTGGCTGCCCTTCGGCGACGGTCCGCGCAATTGTATTGGCATGCGCTTTGGCCAAATGCAAATGCGCGTCGGCTTAACCTATTTGCTGCGTCGGTACAGGTTCACACCTTGCGCACAGACGCAAATTCCGATGGAGTTCCAGAAGACTTTCCCCTTGTTTCCACAAGGCGGCATACATCTGAAGGTTGAGCAAATATAAACACGCAC TTCATCGTACTGCGAACCCTCATCAGTCGACA CATGCTGCGCGACTCGATGCGCAGTTAGTGCTCAAGCTCAGCTTATAATGTACACAGCTAATTTAAGTTTCATACTCACTTGGAAGATGGTTATATTCACTTTGTTCGTTTTGAATTTCACAATAACTCTGACGCTTGTGCTTTTTGCCAGCGTTGTGGCTTTGCTGTCGGCGATGACCTATTTATTCTGGCGTCGCATGAACTACTGGCAGGAACGTGGCATACCACACGACAAGCCCAGTTATTTGTATGGCAGTTTCCGTGGTTTAACCAAGCTGTATGGCTTCTCGGATATCTTACGTTCAATGTACCAGCGTTACAAGCACACTGGTCCTTTCTGTGGATATTATTTCTTTCAACGCCCTGCTGTGATGGTGTTGGATACAGAGCTTGTGAGAAATATACTGATTAAGGACTTCTCAAACTTCAGTGATCGTGGTTTGTTCCATAATGAGAAAGACGATCCCTTAACGGGTCATCTGTTCTTCGTCGATGGTAAAAAATGGCATGTGTTGCATGGTAAACTCTCATCAACGTTTAGCGAGTGCAAAGTGCGTGGCATGTTTCCGTGTGTGCGCGATATCGCACAGCAATTGATCAGTACGCTTGATCAGCTGATTGAGCGCAACGCCAATGTGGAAGTCAAAGAGCTGATGGGTCGCTACACAACCGATGTGATTGGCAAGTGTGCTTTGGGCATTGAATGCAATAGTCTGACGAATCCAAATGCTGAGTGTCGTGCAATTGGGCGACGCATCTTCACCGATCGTCGTCATGGTCTCTTAGTGTCCGGGCTCATTCAAGGGTTCCCACAATTGGCGCAAAAGCTGCATATGGCTACAATACATCCGGACATAGAGAAGTTTTTCATGCGTTTGGTGCGCGAGAATGTGGAGTATCGTGAGAAGTACAATGTGCATGGCAATGACTTCATGGAGCTTCTGATGGAGCTGAATAAGGGTGCAAAATTAAGGTATGATAAAAATGATGAATTTAAGGGTCTGACTGTGGAGGAGATGACAGCGCAAGCGTTTTTCTTCTTTGCTGCAGGTTCCGAAAAGTCATCATCGACGCTCTCTTTTGCTCTATATGAGCTGGCTATGCAACCCGAGCTGCAGGACCGCCTACGTTGCGAAATCAATGAGACGTTATGTCAACACGACAACGAACTGTGCTTCGAGTCACTGAACGAGATGGCATATATGAAGCAGGTGATAGCAG AAACCTTACGTAAGTACCCGATACTACCGCATCTGGCGCGTCAAGCTCTGCATGATTATGTCGTGCCCGGCAATCCAAAGTACGTTATACCGGCTGGCACATTAGTTACAATACCCGTGGTCGGCATACATTATGACCCCGAAATTTATCCGGATCCTGAAAGATTCGATCCAGAGCGCTTCACACCGGAGCTGGTAAAGGCTCGTAACAAGGTTGAGTGGTTACCTTTTGGCGATGGGCCGCGCAAATGTATTGGCTTTCGCTTCGGTCATATGGAAATTCGCGTCGCTCTCACTTTTTTGCTGCAGAAGTATCGTTTCTCTCTGAGCGCACAAACCGATGTGCCGCTAGAGGTTAGCAAATCTTTTTCAATTATACCCAGAAACGGCATCTTTTTGAGAGTGGAACGCATTTAG
- the LOC120773128 gene encoding probable cytochrome P450 6a21, producing MAITQILLLIVLGLVGYFAYWFRKRMNTWQDLGIACDKPNYLLGNLVGMLKTRSFADIGRSTYSKFKGTGPFCGFYWFHRPAVFVLETSLVKAILIKEFNKFTDRGFYTNPDDDPLSGHLFSLDGHKWRAMRNKLSPTFTSGKMKQMYPTVTRVAAELVNVYNEAVNGKRRSTLEVRDSLGRYTADVIGSCAFGIDCNSLKNPNDPFRQMGRRVFTDHRHGPLAMALILLFPKLSRRLHIKITPDHITDFYMRIVHENIAYREANNIKRHDFFDMLLDLKNNKMMKSEDGQAMTNITVEELAAQAFVFMVAGFETSSTTMGFALYELAQRDDIQQRARQEVVEVLQKHNGEFTYECMNEMVYLNQVISETLRKHTILPMLVRECLEDYQVPDQPRYEIKKGTFVIIPAVGIHYDEDYYPNPEQFDPDHFTPEKVALRDSTEWLPFGDGPRNCVGLRFGLMQTRVGLAYLLKNFKFSVSEKTQIPIKYSKESFLSLAEGDIYLSVEKLAA from the exons ATGGCAATAACGCAAATTCTATTACTCATAGTCTTGGGGCTTGTGGGTTACTTTGCCTATTGGTTTCGGAAGCGCATGAATACTTGGCAGGATCTTGGCATCGCGTGCGATAAGCCAAACTATTTGCTGGGAAATTTGGTGGGAATGCTCAAAACACGTTCATTCGCGGATATAGGACGTTCCACGTATAGTAAATTCAAAGGTACGGGACCGTTTTGTGGTTTCTATTGGTTTCATCGTCCTGCAGTTTTTGTACTGGAAACCAGCCTTGTTAAAGCTATACTCATCAAGGAATTCAATAAGTTCACCGATCGCGGCTTCTATACGAATCCAGATGATGATCCACTCTCAGGGCATCTCTTTTCGTTGGACGGTCATAAATGGCGTGCCATGCGCAATAAGCTCTCACCAACATTCACTTCTGGCAAAATGAAACAAATGTATCCGACAGTTACTAGAGTGGCCGCAGAGCTTGTGAATGTATATAATGAGGCCGTGAATGGTAAACGGCGGTCTACACTAGAAGTGCGCGATTCTCTTGGGCGCTACACCGCTGACGTGATTGGTTCATGCGCTTTTGGCATCGACTGTAACAGCTTGAAGAATCCCAATGACCCATTCCGTCAGATGGGTAGACGTGTGTTCACAGATCACCGTCATGGTCCATTAGCGATGGCATTAATTCTTCTATTTCCCAAATTGTCTCGAcgtttacatattaaaataacaCCCGATCACATAACGGACTTCTACATGCGCATTGTTCATGAAAATATAGCATATCGTGAAGCGAATAACATTAAACGTCATGACTTTTTCGATATGCTGttggatttgaaaaataataaaatgatgaAGTCAGAGGACGGTCAGGCAATGACGAATATAACCGTTGAAGAGTTGGCCGCGCAAGCATTTGTATTTATGGTAGCCGGGTTTGAGACCTCGTCGACAACCATGGGCTTTGCGCTCTACGAGCTGGCACAGCGTGACGACATACAGCAACGTGCGCGACAGGAAGTTGTTGAAGTACTGCAGAAACATAACGGTGAATTCacttatgaatgtatgaacGAAATGGTTTACTTGAACCAAGTGATATCAG AAACACTACGCAAACATACAATATTGCCCATGCTTGTGCGGGAATGTCTGGAGGACTATCAAGTGCCCGATCAACCCAGATATGAAATTAAGAAGGGCACGTTTGTGATAATCCCGGCTGTGGGTATACACTATGACGAGGATTACTATCCCAATCCGGAACAGTTTGATCCCGACCACTTTACGCCCGAAAAGGTGGCGCTGCGCGATTCCACTGAGTGGCTGCCCTTCGGCGATGGTCCGCGTAATTGCGTTGGGCTGCGTTTCGGTCTTATGCAGACAAGAGTTGGCTTGGCTTACTTGTTGAAGAACTTCAAGTTTAGTGTTAGCGAAAAAACACAGATCCCCATTAAATACAGCAAGGAATCTTTTCTGTCGTTGGCTGAGGGTGATATTTACCTGAGCGTTGAAAAGTTGGCTGCTTGA